Proteins found in one Drosophila busckii strain San Diego stock center, stock number 13000-0081.31 chromosome 2R, ASM1175060v1, whole genome shotgun sequence genomic segment:
- the LOC108597374 gene encoding PTB domain-containing adapter protein ced-6 translates to MPYQPAGNSGSTTVSKMSQLKFWNKQNSNKQQEKQLQQDGIDGSNDGISNGNNSTNGNNNGNSGSSSGNSSSGKDTKNGKRNWLHTPEQLINGHAVYLVKFFGNLCVDQPKGIEVVKEAIRKLQFAQQMKKAETGTQEKYKKLEITISIKGVAIQEPRTHQILHQFPLYNISYCADEKGVKKFFSFIAKTVKNKDSLDSNGYNSSNGSTKSEETHECFVFISNKLASDITLTIGQAFDLAYRKYMDSNEKTNLNKAQQQIEHLQQTIAIYKERLRELSNKLPKAELDAMLFKLGIKDITEAPSNELNGNATLSNGKLDDDKLLIDTNSSSASTHSVSPSSFLPIVPPRNLSSQMSSSSSGGGGGGGKSNSQKMDELLLNSDSDSDFDPRADEIQDNLSNGRHAISNDLFGFEPNKSFGQQLFINNNDHKLQNNNNNNNSSLSNNNNNNNMSINSSGFSSELNITPPLLAPPPKIAAPRRSTSVTGSGITGLNGNTDLFGSDPFEMNNGPSVFKPQLNIDDFSLESLDPLRK, encoded by the exons ATGCCTTACCAGCCAGCGGGCAACAGTGGGAGCACCACAGTCAGCAAAATGTCGCAGCTGAAATTCTGGAACAAGCAGAACAGCAATAAACAGCAGGAGAAACAGTTGCAGCAGGATGGCATTGATGGCTCCAATGATGGCatcagcaatggcaacaacagcactaACGGCAACAATAATGGcaacagtggcagcagcagcggcaacagcagcagcggcaaagaCACAAAGAATGGCAAACGCAATTGGCTGCATACGCCGGAGCAGCTCATCAACGGCCATGCAGTCTATCTAGTCAAG TTCTTTGGTAATCTGTGCGTGGATCAGCCCAAGGGCATTGAGGTGGTGAAGGAAGCTATACGCAAGCTGCAGTTTgcacagcaaatgaaaaaagcTGAAACGGGCACACAGGAGAAATACAAGAAACTAGAGATTACCATTAGCATCAAGGGTGTTGCGATTCAGGAGCCGCGCACGCATCAAATTCTACATCAATTTCCATTGTACAACATTTCGTATTGTGCGGACGAGAAGGGTGTGAAGAAGTTCTTCAGTTTTATAGCCAAAACGGTTAAGAATAAGGATAGCCTGGATAGCAATGGCTACAATAGCAGCAATGGCTCCACCAAGTCAGAGGAAACACAcgaatgttttgttttcatatccAACAAACTGGCCTCGGACATAACGTTAACCATTGGCCAGGCCTTTGATTTGGCTTACAG aaAATATATGGACAGCAATGAGAAGACGAATCTTAAcaaggcgcagcagcaaattgagcaTTTGCAGCAGACTATTGCCATCTACAAGGAGCGACTGCGTGAGCTGTccaataaattgccaaaggcCGAGCTGGATGCCATGCTATTTAAACTGGGCATTAAAGATATAACTGAAGCGCCCAGCAATGAGCTAAATGGCAACGCCACGTTGAGCAATGGCAAGCTGg ATGATGATAAGCTGCTTATCGATACCAACTCGAGCTCCGCATCAACGCACTCGGTCTCGCCCAGCTCGTTCTTGCCCATTGTGCCGCCGCGCAATTTGTCCAGCcagatgagcagcagcagcagcggtggcggcggtggcggcggcaagAGCAACAGTCAGAAAATGGATGAGCTGCTGTTGAACTCGGATTCGGACAGTGATTTCGATCCGCGTGCTGATGAGATACAGGATAATCTAAGCAATGGACGTCATGCCATTAGCAATGATCTGTTTGGCTTTGAGCCCAACAAAagctttggccagcagctgttcatcaacaacaatgatCACAAGctgcagaacaacaacaacaacaacaacagcagcttgagcaacaacaataataataataacatgaGCATTAACAGCAGCGGCTTCTCCAGCGAGCTGAACATAACGCCGCCTTTAT TGGCGCCGCCGCCAAAGATTGCCGCACCACGTCGCAGCACTTCGGTCACTGGCAGCGGCATTACGGGCCTCAATGGCAATACGGATCTGTTTGGCTCCGATCCGTTTGAAATGAACAATGGTCCCAGCGTCTTTAAG cCTCAGCTAAACATTGATGACTTCTCGCTGGAGAGCTTGGATCCCTTGCGCAAATAA